From Rhizobium tumorigenes, the proteins below share one genomic window:
- a CDS encoding OmpA family protein has product MNKSTLSLLAAVAMAASIVPTAGSAQQVTEQRITSSLGKLTGAAPIVDVELLRQEAAGGAGKQMSGLPNWSKVAKLPQMVVEIDFVNDSVAIEPKSYRTLGLIADALHHPNLWAYKFLIVGHASATGGEKHNFDLSEKRADAIKEALATTFAVQPERLYSVGVGEYFPIDAAKAESADNRRVQLFNLGLFTQKP; this is encoded by the coding sequence ATGAACAAGTCCACCCTTTCCCTGCTGGCCGCGGTCGCGATGGCAGCATCGATTGTACCCACCGCAGGCTCCGCGCAGCAGGTCACCGAACAGAGGATCACCTCCAGCCTGGGCAAGCTCACGGGTGCGGCCCCGATTGTCGACGTCGAACTTCTTCGACAGGAAGCGGCGGGGGGCGCGGGCAAGCAGATGTCTGGCCTCCCGAACTGGAGCAAAGTAGCCAAGCTTCCGCAGATGGTCGTTGAGATCGACTTCGTGAACGATAGTGTCGCCATTGAGCCGAAGTCGTACCGCACGCTCGGTCTGATCGCCGACGCGCTGCATCACCCGAACCTGTGGGCCTACAAGTTCCTGATCGTCGGCCACGCCAGCGCGACCGGCGGTGAGAAGCATAACTTCGATCTCAGCGAGAAGCGCGCTGACGCGATAAAGGAAGCATTGGCGACAACCTTTGCTGTTCAGCCAGAGCGTCTTTATTCCGTCGGTGTCGGCGAATATTTCCCCATCGATGCTGCCAAGGCCGAGTCCGCAGACAACAGGCGCGTCCAGCTCTTTAATCTCGGGCTGTTCACCCAGAAGCCATAG
- a CDS encoding DUF2092 domain-containing protein: MKARFGSRLAIPTALMLLVAGGVLAKDRPPKEPKVEPASIEALKKMGDHLQSLQSFTIEAGTTSEVVLDDGQKLEIGGTATYEVKRPDHLHIDLVTDVVHGQLIYDGKTLIYASPDQKTYAQVPAPPTIKETLERAAQRYDLQFPLADLFAWGTKDAPIDIIREGFFVGHAVVDGKQTDHWAFRGPDQDAEIWIATEGSPLPLKISLVDRQEDTRPRITTVLHWTENPDIPADAFEYKPPEGSAKIGFVGEETKK, encoded by the coding sequence ATGAAGGCACGATTTGGCTCGCGGCTTGCCATCCCGACGGCGCTTATGCTGCTCGTCGCGGGAGGCGTACTGGCGAAGGACAGGCCGCCGAAGGAACCGAAAGTGGAGCCTGCGTCTATCGAGGCTCTCAAGAAAATGGGAGACCATCTCCAGTCGCTCCAGAGTTTCACCATCGAGGCCGGCACCACGAGCGAGGTCGTTCTCGACGACGGCCAGAAGCTGGAGATAGGCGGCACGGCGACATACGAGGTCAAGCGACCCGACCACCTGCATATCGATCTCGTCACCGACGTGGTCCACGGCCAACTGATCTACGACGGCAAGACGCTGATCTACGCGTCCCCCGACCAGAAGACCTACGCGCAGGTGCCAGCGCCGCCGACGATCAAGGAGACACTCGAGCGGGCGGCGCAGCGCTATGACCTCCAGTTCCCGCTCGCCGACCTGTTCGCCTGGGGAACCAAGGACGCGCCCATAGACATCATCCGCGAGGGGTTCTTCGTCGGCCACGCGGTCGTGGATGGCAAACAAACAGACCATTGGGCGTTCCGCGGCCCCGATCAGGACGCCGAAATCTGGATTGCCACGGAGGGCAGCCCGCTGCCTCTGAAGATATCGCTCGTCGATCGGCAGGAAGATACCCGACCGCGCATCACGACCGTCCTGCACTGGACCGAGAACCCCGATATTCCCGCGGATGCGTTCGAATACAAGCCGCCGGAAGGCTCGGCCAAGATCGGCTTCGTCGGAGAGGAGACCAAGAAATGA
- a CDS encoding TniQ family protein, whose amino-acid sequence MMHHLPHFGFYSWTLVPFRDESALGFFCRMVQEEGEHNMLRFCELNDLRVLNHADALAFLEKYPFPHTVKVHLRRSVVTVEPRQAKYSTSRVFLRGEVVNNEDASLSRRRWCRACLHESDHRRIWFDLTVFERCPYHGLPIESVLASGEPIMNYRTGYSDVFNEGTVQMPRNLRVGGFYHYVLGRLDCEDRFAVPTLDPLPLCDVIDAVSDIGRLLSRNWQWLVTAPVTAEEAEMGFQAFSSGPAHLTRTLIEWAKSCVPPHKLERDIGTIFTWAYRHIKLGRNKIDRLLLDALHAANAALKGSPREITDDYVVSDRIALDVVAPTLRLDVNTLSFIVKELGLVEPARKLNRRRGLAKVDLPIVEKFLDKLIDKDELRSIIGLGTYVPLIQPGFVRIYRGGIRGRPGPWFNRADAEEILRRLNELPRTQRYGVGRPFTAMARDKRSGRLAIDVLNGKVEVVSFARPELGFRGLVVNCDSEIYRRIDRYKIGQDEIRAIEAAKILGVANRCLRCLTDVGAIKFFIAHDGKRVFYRSDVERFASEHITVYPVAEMLDVRLNTALKRLDAAGVRPVVKISVGKTRNSFYKKSDVTAALGLGRQLLDLDVPELQTLWSGMLAAAEREFPMLRAPRKFPFGGCWCATSYSQKAVKFHYFSKTRQMAAKLSPTKMGGRQFTFNIDDDIHMETFKDLFSALIEKNERDKAKSAACSARMKQWRQHRGPGREGLPPPVLDV is encoded by the coding sequence ATGATGCATCACTTGCCACACTTTGGGTTCTATAGCTGGACCCTGGTGCCCTTTCGCGACGAGTCCGCACTCGGCTTCTTCTGTCGCATGGTGCAGGAAGAAGGCGAGCACAACATGCTCCGCTTCTGCGAACTGAACGACCTCAGGGTTCTCAACCATGCGGATGCCCTTGCTTTCCTCGAGAAATATCCTTTCCCGCACACGGTAAAGGTGCACCTCAGGCGATCCGTCGTGACGGTGGAGCCACGGCAGGCTAAGTACTCAACCAGCCGCGTGTTCCTGCGGGGAGAGGTAGTCAACAACGAGGACGCCAGCCTGTCGCGTCGTCGCTGGTGCCGTGCTTGCCTCCACGAGTCCGACCATCGTCGCATCTGGTTCGACCTGACAGTGTTTGAACGCTGCCCATACCACGGGCTCCCTATCGAAAGCGTGCTCGCCTCAGGCGAGCCCATTATGAACTACAGGACAGGCTATAGCGACGTGTTCAACGAGGGCACGGTGCAGATGCCCCGAAACCTAAGAGTCGGCGGCTTCTATCACTACGTGCTCGGCCGTCTCGACTGCGAGGACCGATTCGCTGTACCGACCCTCGATCCTCTTCCACTTTGCGACGTCATCGACGCCGTTTCCGATATCGGACGACTGCTATCTAGGAACTGGCAATGGCTTGTGACGGCTCCTGTTACCGCAGAAGAAGCGGAGATGGGTTTTCAGGCGTTTTCCTCTGGTCCTGCCCATCTTACCAGAACCCTTATCGAATGGGCCAAGAGCTGCGTTCCACCACACAAGCTGGAGCGCGACATCGGTACCATTTTCACTTGGGCCTATCGGCATATCAAGTTGGGTCGCAACAAAATTGATCGGTTGCTTCTGGACGCCCTACATGCCGCGAACGCCGCTCTGAAAGGTTCACCTCGCGAGATCACGGATGATTATGTCGTCTCGGATCGTATCGCACTGGATGTCGTCGCTCCGACTTTACGTCTCGACGTGAATACACTTTCATTCATCGTGAAGGAACTCGGCCTTGTCGAGCCGGCCCGCAAGCTCAACCGTCGGCGCGGCCTTGCCAAGGTCGATCTCCCGATCGTGGAGAAATTCCTCGACAAGCTAATCGATAAAGACGAGTTGCGGAGCATCATCGGCCTCGGAACCTATGTCCCGTTGATCCAGCCGGGCTTTGTCCGAATTTACAGAGGGGGCATCAGGGGAAGGCCAGGGCCATGGTTCAATCGCGCGGACGCGGAGGAAATCCTGCGTCGGCTCAACGAACTTCCCCGTACCCAACGCTATGGCGTAGGCAGGCCGTTCACCGCCATGGCGCGAGACAAAAGAAGTGGTCGTCTCGCGATCGACGTTTTGAACGGCAAGGTCGAAGTGGTCAGTTTCGCACGCCCGGAACTGGGCTTTCGCGGCCTCGTAGTAAATTGCGACAGCGAAATCTACCGCAGAATTGACCGATATAAAATCGGCCAAGATGAGATCAGGGCGATAGAGGCAGCGAAAATCCTCGGCGTCGCCAATCGATGCCTGCGATGCCTCACTGACGTCGGCGCGATCAAATTTTTCATCGCCCACGACGGTAAGCGCGTATTTTACCGATCCGATGTCGAACGTTTTGCCTCGGAACACATCACCGTATATCCGGTCGCCGAGATGCTTGATGTTAGGTTGAATACAGCGCTCAAGCGTCTCGATGCCGCAGGCGTACGACCCGTAGTGAAAATCAGCGTCGGCAAGACGAGGAATTCGTTTTACAAGAAGTCCGACGTTACCGCCGCGCTGGGGCTGGGCCGGCAGTTGTTGGATTTGGATGTGCCCGAGCTACAGACGTTGTGGTCCGGGATGCTCGCCGCCGCCGAAAGAGAGTTTCCAATGTTGCGCGCCCCTCGCAAGTTCCCGTTTGGCGGCTGCTGGTGTGCGACATCGTACAGCCAGAAGGCCGTGAAATTTCATTACTTCTCGAAAACAAGACAGATGGCGGCGAAACTTTCTCCTACTAAGATGGGAGGTCGACAATTTACGTTCAATATCGACGACGACATCCATATGGAGACCTTCAAAGACTTGTTCTCTGCGTTGATCGAAAAGAACGAGCGAGATAAAGCAAAGTCCGCCGCTTGCTCGGCCAGAATGAAGCAGTGGAGGCAGCATAGGGGACCCGGTAGGGAAGGTCTCCCGCCGCCGGTCCTCGATGTATAG
- a CDS encoding TniB family NTP-binding protein: protein MTDDEDPTDFYRIKIHTTAFRTPRERADAAALPEPVRIDMVEHLVYEYPRFLAGMKMIGRFHMRNAKLGITGVGSIGGLIGEFRTGKSCLIQNYLRKFPSYDGEGQKYYPSIYLRATGDWDAKSAAREILTMTGRPPRSNISVADINNAALERMAKVKTRLLVIDDAHEPINKGGTAAASFFSLIKGFGDKRIGNVFLVGPRSVRMAISGRKEIKGRGFPHATVKSFDPTSAKGKEFYAMFLMAVDERLPFLRLSGLSRKPFYDDLLDYSDGSIPLTMNLVRPAAYAAIEAGADRIETHHMRQALFDLEGKSVEPDEDDNDNEGYV, encoded by the coding sequence ATGACCGACGACGAAGACCCGACCGATTTCTACAGGATCAAAATCCACACGACCGCGTTCCGCACACCCCGGGAACGGGCAGACGCCGCCGCGTTACCGGAACCTGTCCGCATCGATATGGTCGAACATCTCGTTTACGAGTACCCGCGCTTTCTCGCTGGCATGAAGATGATCGGCCGATTTCACATGCGCAACGCGAAGCTCGGCATCACCGGCGTCGGAAGCATCGGAGGGCTGATCGGCGAATTCCGAACCGGCAAGTCCTGCCTGATCCAGAACTACCTGCGAAAATTTCCATCCTACGACGGCGAAGGACAAAAGTATTACCCGTCAATCTACCTGCGCGCCACAGGGGACTGGGATGCCAAGTCAGCAGCCCGGGAAATTTTGACGATGACGGGACGGCCTCCGAGATCGAACATCTCGGTAGCCGATATTAATAACGCGGCGCTCGAGCGAATGGCAAAAGTCAAAACGCGGCTGCTCGTGATCGATGACGCGCACGAGCCGATCAACAAAGGTGGCACGGCCGCCGCTTCGTTCTTCTCGCTTATCAAGGGCTTCGGAGACAAACGCATCGGCAACGTCTTCCTGGTGGGGCCGCGCTCCGTCCGTATGGCCATTTCGGGACGAAAGGAAATCAAAGGCCGGGGCTTTCCGCACGCAACGGTGAAAAGCTTCGACCCGACCAGCGCGAAGGGCAAGGAATTCTACGCGATGTTCTTGATGGCAGTCGACGAACGATTGCCATTCCTCAGGCTTTCCGGCCTCTCCAGGAAACCCTTCTACGACGACCTGCTGGATTACAGCGACGGATCGATCCCGTTGACGATGAACCTGGTCAGGCCCGCTGCTTATGCGGCAATCGAAGCTGGAGCCGACAGGATCGAAACCCATCATATGCGTCAAGCGCTCTTCGATCTTGAAGGAAAGAGCGTCGAGCCGGATGAAGACGACAACGACAACGAGGGATATGTATGA